A genomic segment from Actinoplanes sichuanensis encodes:
- the argF gene encoding ornithine carbamoyltransferase produces the protein MTTRHFLRDDDLTPQEQGEVLDLAAEMKANRFGYTPLAGPRSVAVFFDKASLRTRLSFEAGIAELGGQPIIVDTQNTHFGRGETLADAGRVVARYVAAMVYRTHGDERLAELASGVRVPVINALSDGYHPCQLLADLLTIRERFGSTAGRTLAYVGDAANNMAHSYLIAGAMAGMNVRVAGPSGFDPAASVVSRAAEIAAWTGGSVEVLRNPREAADGAHVIATDTWTSMGQEADGKDRLTPFWPYQVNKELLTAADPEAIVLHCLPAHRNEEITDEVIDGPQSAVFDQAENRLHAQKALLTWLLAVNQL, from the coding sequence GTGACCACCCGCCATTTCCTCCGTGACGACGACCTGACCCCGCAGGAGCAGGGCGAGGTGCTCGACCTGGCCGCCGAGATGAAGGCGAACCGGTTCGGTTACACCCCGCTGGCCGGCCCGCGCAGTGTCGCCGTCTTCTTCGACAAGGCCAGCCTCCGGACCCGGCTGTCGTTCGAGGCCGGCATCGCCGAGCTGGGCGGCCAGCCGATCATCGTGGACACGCAGAACACCCACTTCGGCCGGGGCGAGACGCTCGCCGACGCCGGCCGGGTGGTGGCCCGGTACGTGGCGGCGATGGTCTACCGCACCCACGGCGACGAGCGGCTCGCCGAGCTGGCGTCCGGTGTACGGGTGCCGGTGATCAACGCGTTGAGCGACGGCTACCACCCCTGCCAGTTGCTCGCCGACCTGCTGACGATCCGGGAGCGGTTCGGGTCGACGGCCGGGCGGACCCTCGCCTACGTGGGCGACGCGGCCAACAACATGGCCCACTCCTACCTGATCGCGGGCGCGATGGCCGGGATGAACGTGCGGGTGGCCGGTCCGTCCGGCTTCGACCCGGCGGCGTCGGTGGTCAGTCGGGCCGCCGAGATCGCGGCGTGGACCGGCGGCTCGGTCGAGGTGCTGCGCAACCCGCGGGAGGCGGCCGACGGCGCACACGTGATCGCCACCGACACGTGGACGTCGATGGGCCAGGAGGCCGACGGCAAGGACCGGCTCACCCCGTTCTGGCCGTACCAGGTGAACAAGGAACTGCTGACCGCCGCCGACCCGGAGGCGATCGTGCTGCACTGCCTGCCGGCCCACCGCAACGAGGAGATCACCGACGAGGTGATCGACGGGCCGCAGAGCGCCGTCTTCGACCAGGCCGAGAACCGCCTGCACGCGCAGAAGGCGCTGCTGACCTGGTTACTGGCGGTCAACCAGCTATGA
- a CDS encoding acetylornithine transaminase, giving the protein MSLVERWQQSMMNNYGTPAIGLVKGQGAVLTDEDGKEYVDFLGGIAVNALGHAHPAVVAAVTSQIQQLGHVSNLFISEPPVALADLLLALAGRSGRVLFCNSGAEANEAAFKISRLTGRTHVVATNGAFHGRTMGALALTGQPAKQDPFRPLPGDVTHVDYGDVAALEAAVTDATAMVILEPIQGENGVVVPPPGYLTAAREITTRHGALLVLDEVQTGVGRTGHWFHHQSEGVEPDIVTLAKGLGGGLPLGACLAFGRAADLLTPGSHGTTFGGNPVSCAAGLAVIRTIANEGLLDHVKRVGEQIRLGIEGLNHPLVKYVRGAGLLLGIVLNEPVSADVAARLRDAGFLVNPAKPDVIRLAPPLIISSDQADALIAALDGIR; this is encoded by the coding sequence ATGAGTCTCGTCGAGCGCTGGCAGCAGTCGATGATGAACAACTACGGCACCCCGGCGATCGGCCTGGTCAAGGGCCAGGGCGCGGTGCTGACCGATGAGGACGGCAAGGAGTATGTCGACTTTCTCGGCGGCATCGCGGTGAACGCTCTCGGCCACGCCCACCCGGCCGTGGTCGCCGCCGTCACCAGCCAGATCCAGCAGCTGGGCCACGTCTCCAACCTGTTCATCTCGGAGCCGCCGGTGGCGCTGGCCGACCTGCTGCTGGCGCTGGCCGGCCGGTCCGGGCGGGTGCTGTTCTGCAACTCCGGCGCGGAGGCCAACGAGGCCGCCTTCAAGATCTCCCGGCTGACCGGGCGGACGCATGTGGTCGCCACGAACGGCGCCTTCCACGGCCGGACCATGGGCGCGCTGGCGCTGACCGGCCAGCCGGCGAAGCAGGATCCGTTCCGGCCGCTGCCCGGGGACGTCACCCACGTCGACTACGGCGATGTCGCCGCTCTGGAGGCCGCGGTGACCGACGCGACCGCCATGGTGATCCTGGAGCCGATCCAGGGTGAGAACGGCGTCGTGGTGCCCCCGCCGGGCTACCTGACCGCGGCCCGGGAGATCACCACTCGTCATGGTGCGCTGCTGGTGCTCGACGAGGTGCAGACCGGCGTCGGCCGGACCGGACACTGGTTCCACCACCAGAGCGAGGGTGTCGAGCCGGACATCGTGACTCTGGCCAAGGGTCTCGGCGGCGGCCTGCCGCTGGGTGCCTGTCTCGCCTTCGGCCGGGCCGCCGACCTGCTCACCCCGGGTTCGCACGGCACCACCTTCGGCGGCAACCCGGTCTCCTGTGCGGCCGGTCTCGCGGTGATCCGCACGATCGCCAACGAGGGCCTGCTCGACCACGTGAAGCGGGTCGGTGAGCAGATCCGGCTCGGCATCGAGGGCCTGAACCACCCGCTGGTCAAGTACGTCCGGGGTGCCGGCCTGCTGCTCGGCATCGTCCTCAACGAGCCGGTCTCGGCCGATGTGGCGGCCCGGCTGCGGGACGCCGGTTTCCTGGTCAACCCGGCCAAGCCGGACGTGATCCGGCTCGCCCCGCCCCTGATCATCTCCTCCGATCAGGCGGATGCCCTGATCGCTGCTCTGGACGGTATCCGGTGA
- a CDS encoding arginine repressor, which produces MSGGNPVTRAGRHARLVDLLRTRRVKSQSELTVILANEGVHVTQATLSRDLEELNAVKVSGVYYIPEDGHKPLRETTEHGPARLIRLLRELLTGVDHSGNIAVLRTPPGAAQFLASALDRSGLADVVGTIAGDDTIFVVARDGGPTSGAELALKLSLWSRSESEESRS; this is translated from the coding sequence ATGAGCGGCGGAAACCCAGTGACCCGGGCCGGGCGGCACGCCCGGCTCGTCGACCTGCTCCGTACCCGCCGGGTGAAGTCGCAGTCGGAACTGACCGTGATCCTCGCCAACGAGGGTGTCCACGTCACCCAGGCCACGCTTTCCCGTGACCTGGAGGAGCTGAACGCGGTCAAGGTCAGTGGCGTCTACTACATTCCGGAGGATGGGCACAAGCCGCTGCGGGAGACCACCGAGCACGGCCCGGCCCGGCTGATCCGCCTGCTGCGCGAGCTGCTCACCGGGGTCGACCACAGTGGCAACATCGCGGTGCTGCGTACCCCACCCGGGGCGGCGCAGTTCCTGGCCAGTGCCCTGGACCGGTCCGGGCTGGCCGATGTGGTCGGCACGATCGCCGGTGACGACACCATCTTCGTGGTGGCCCGCGACGGCGGGCCGACGTCGGGCGCGGAGCTGGCCCTGAAACTCAGCCTGTGGAGCAGGTCGGAATCCGAGGAGAGCCGCTCATGA
- the argJ gene encoding bifunctional glutamate N-acetyltransferase/amino-acid acetyltransferase ArgJ, which produces MTVTHPKGFRASGVAAGLKASGNADVALVVNDGPDYTAAGVFTGNRVKAAPVLWSQQVLKGGIVRAVILNSGGANACTGSQGFRDTHATAEHTASVLRGGANRMMIGPGDVAVCSTGLIGELLPMDRLLPGVSAAAKALAADGGGRAAEAIMTTDTVAKNAVAQRDGWSVGGIAKGAGMLAPALATMLVVITTDASADNEVLDAALRAATRVTFDRIDADGCMSTNDTVLLLASGASNRQPTLEELTAAVTEVCHDLAQQLIADAEGATKHIAIEVQGAASEADAVQVGRTVAGNNLVKTAFFGNDPNWGRILAAIGTTSAAFEPDRIDVAINGVWICKGGAAAEDRSKVDLSGRDVSVTINLREGEMSATIWTTDLSHAYVHENSAYSS; this is translated from the coding sequence GTGACCGTCACCCATCCCAAGGGGTTCCGTGCTTCCGGCGTGGCCGCCGGGCTCAAGGCCAGCGGCAACGCCGACGTCGCCCTGGTCGTCAACGACGGCCCCGACTACACGGCGGCCGGTGTCTTCACCGGTAACCGGGTGAAGGCGGCGCCGGTCCTGTGGAGTCAGCAGGTGCTCAAGGGCGGCATAGTCCGCGCGGTGATCCTCAACTCGGGCGGCGCCAACGCGTGCACCGGCTCGCAGGGTTTCCGTGACACGCACGCCACCGCCGAGCACACCGCCTCGGTGCTGCGTGGCGGCGCCAACCGGATGATGATCGGCCCCGGTGACGTGGCGGTCTGCTCGACCGGCCTGATCGGTGAGCTGCTGCCGATGGACAGGCTGCTCCCGGGCGTGAGCGCGGCGGCCAAGGCGCTGGCCGCCGACGGCGGTGGCCGGGCCGCCGAGGCGATCATGACGACCGACACGGTGGCGAAGAACGCGGTGGCCCAGCGCGACGGCTGGTCGGTCGGCGGTATCGCGAAGGGTGCCGGCATGCTGGCCCCGGCGCTCGCCACCATGCTCGTCGTGATCACCACCGACGCGTCGGCCGACAACGAGGTGCTGGACGCCGCGTTGCGTGCCGCGACCCGGGTCACCTTCGACCGGATCGACGCCGACGGCTGCATGTCCACCAACGACACCGTGTTGCTGCTGGCCAGCGGCGCGTCGAACCGGCAGCCCACCCTGGAGGAGCTGACCGCGGCGGTCACCGAGGTCTGTCACGACCTGGCCCAGCAGCTGATCGCCGACGCCGAGGGCGCGACCAAGCACATCGCGATCGAGGTGCAGGGCGCGGCCAGCGAGGCGGACGCGGTGCAGGTCGGCCGCACGGTCGCCGGTAACAACCTGGTGAAGACTGCGTTCTTCGGCAACGACCCGAACTGGGGCCGGATCCTGGCGGCGATCGGCACGACCAGTGCGGCGTTCGAGCCGGACCGGATCGATGTGGCGATCAACGGCGTGTGGATCTGCAAGGGCGGGGCGGCCGCCGAGGACCGCAGCAAGGTCGACCTGTCCGGGCGGGATGTGAGCGTGACGATCAACCTGCGCGAGGGGGAGATGAGCGCGACGATCTGGACCACGGATCTCTCCCACGCGTATGTCCACGAGAACTCGGCGTACTCCTCATGA
- the argB gene encoding acetylglutamate kinase, with product MSTRTRRTPHEGADKVKAQKKAEILIEALPWLERFHGSTVVIKYGGNAMIDPELQEAFAADMVFLRLVGIKPVVVHGGGPQINRMLKRVGIESEFRGGLRVTTPETMEIVRMVLTGQVGRELVGLINQHGPFAVGLSGEDARLFTAVRRGATINGEEVDIGQVGDVDQVDTSAVDDLIAAGRIPVIATVAPDVEGVLHNVNADTAASALAVALGARKLVVLTDVPGLYTNWPDTSSLTSEIDADALEKLLPGLESGMVPKMEACLRAVRGGVPAAHVVDGRVAHSTLLEVFTEEGFGTMVVPA from the coding sequence ATGTCCACGAGAACTCGGCGTACTCCTCATGAAGGCGCGGACAAAGTGAAGGCCCAGAAGAAGGCCGAGATCCTCATCGAGGCCCTGCCGTGGCTGGAGCGGTTCCACGGCAGCACGGTCGTGATCAAGTATGGCGGCAACGCCATGATCGACCCGGAGTTGCAGGAGGCGTTCGCCGCCGACATGGTGTTCCTGCGCCTGGTCGGCATCAAGCCGGTCGTCGTGCACGGCGGCGGCCCGCAGATCAACCGGATGCTGAAGCGGGTCGGGATCGAGTCGGAGTTCCGCGGCGGCCTGCGGGTCACCACGCCGGAGACGATGGAGATCGTCCGGATGGTGCTGACCGGCCAGGTCGGCCGCGAGCTGGTCGGCCTGATCAACCAGCACGGGCCGTTCGCGGTGGGCCTGTCCGGTGAGGACGCGCGGTTGTTCACCGCGGTCCGCCGGGGCGCGACGATCAACGGCGAGGAGGTCGACATCGGCCAGGTCGGCGACGTCGACCAGGTCGACACGTCGGCCGTCGACGACCTGATCGCGGCCGGCCGCATCCCGGTGATCGCGACCGTCGCTCCGGATGTCGAGGGGGTGCTGCACAACGTGAACGCCGACACCGCGGCCTCCGCGCTGGCGGTCGCTCTCGGCGCCCGCAAGCTGGTGGTGCTCACCGACGTGCCCGGTCTGTACACGAACTGGCCGGACACCTCGTCACTGACCAGCGAGATCGACGCCGACGCGCTGGAGAAACTGCTTCCCGGCCTGGAGTCGGGGATGGTGCCCAAGATGGAGGCCTGCCTGCGCGCGGTCCGCGGCGGGGTTCCGGCCGCGCATGTGGTCGACGGCCGGGTCGCCCATTCGACTCTGCTCGAAGTCTTCACGGAAGAAGGATTCGGAACAATGGTGGTCCCCGCATGA